A window of the Streptomyces griseochromogenes genome harbors these coding sequences:
- the pcaB gene encoding 3-carboxy-cis,cis-muconate cycloisomerase codes for MTFTPPPYADTGLLAPGWGLSGAASETGDHAYLRALLDAEAGLTRAQAALGLAPAAAAAAVTEAADPAGFGIRSLAARTPAGGNPVIPLVADLTAAVGEEYGPYVHRGATSQDIMDTATMLVAVRTLELVLADLGRTERALAALAAEHRDTVMPGRTLTQHAVPTTFGLKAAGWRALVLDARDRVARVRDSLPVQLGGAAGTLAAFRAYGAEDAAALTEAYAREVGLAAPALPWHTLRTPIADLAGCLALTAGALGKLAADVLTLSRTEIGEVGEGSGGGSSAMPHKANPVRSTLLAAAARQAPQLAAVLYGSLAAGDERPAGAWHAEWEPLRDLLRLVGGAAAHAAELAEGLRVCPTAMRRNLEATGGLIVSERLSAALAPALGSARSKRLLTELAGRARTEDRPLRELLAEKVELEASELDDLIDPAHYTGFAGPLTDRALERR; via the coding sequence GTGACATTTACGCCTCCCCCGTACGCGGACACCGGCCTGCTCGCCCCCGGGTGGGGACTGTCCGGTGCCGCGTCGGAGACCGGCGACCACGCGTATCTGCGGGCGCTGCTCGACGCCGAGGCCGGCCTCACCCGGGCGCAGGCCGCGCTGGGGCTCGCCCCGGCCGCGGCCGCGGCGGCGGTGACCGAGGCGGCCGACCCGGCCGGCTTCGGCATCCGCTCCCTGGCGGCTCGCACCCCCGCCGGCGGCAACCCGGTCATCCCGCTGGTCGCCGATCTGACCGCGGCGGTCGGCGAGGAGTACGGCCCCTACGTCCACCGGGGCGCGACCAGCCAGGACATCATGGACACGGCGACGATGCTGGTCGCCGTGCGCACCCTGGAGCTGGTCCTCGCCGATCTGGGCCGGACCGAGCGGGCGCTGGCCGCCCTCGCCGCCGAGCACCGGGACACGGTGATGCCCGGGCGGACGCTCACGCAGCACGCCGTACCGACGACGTTCGGGCTGAAGGCGGCAGGCTGGCGTGCGCTGGTCCTGGACGCGCGCGATCGCGTCGCCCGAGTACGGGACTCGCTCCCCGTCCAACTGGGTGGCGCGGCCGGTACCTTGGCCGCTTTCCGGGCGTACGGCGCCGAGGACGCGGCCGCGCTCACCGAGGCGTACGCCCGTGAAGTCGGCCTCGCCGCACCGGCGTTGCCCTGGCACACGCTCCGCACCCCCATCGCCGACCTGGCCGGGTGTCTGGCCCTCACGGCGGGGGCGCTGGGCAAACTCGCCGCGGACGTGCTGACCCTGTCGCGCACCGAGATCGGCGAGGTGGGCGAGGGCAGCGGCGGAGGTTCGTCGGCGATGCCGCACAAGGCGAACCCGGTGCGGTCCACGCTCCTCGCGGCAGCCGCCCGGCAGGCCCCGCAGCTCGCCGCCGTCCTCTACGGCTCCCTGGCCGCCGGGGACGAACGGCCGGCCGGTGCCTGGCACGCCGAGTGGGAGCCGTTGCGTGACCTGCTCCGGCTGGTGGGCGGAGCGGCCGCCCACGCGGCGGAGCTGGCCGAGGGGCTGCGCGTGTGTCCCACCGCGATGCGCCGGAACCTGGAGGCGACCGGGGGCCTGATCGTCTCCGAACGGCTGTCCGCCGCGCTGGCCCCCGCACTCGGCAGCGCGCGCTCGAAGCGGCTGCTGACCGAACTGGCCGGCCGCGCCCGCACGGAAGACCGCCCTCTGCGTGAACTCCTCGCGGAGAAAGTGGAGTTGGAGGCGTCCGAACTGGACGACCTCATCGACCCCGCGCACTACACCGGCTTCGC